Proteins from one Acanthopagrus latus isolate v.2019 chromosome 18, fAcaLat1.1, whole genome shotgun sequence genomic window:
- the atrx gene encoding transcriptional regulator ATRX isoform X1: MSLASSESNLDQMADKAEEPGSSAETMKPSSSRNKRKPATVAKHTGLNESDTSPDSENEDATSDNPSDSNTGSASKGTLVMRPAGNENKGAMKLRVDFKLKTSDDTLQKKVSCTACGKQVNQFQCNSVYEHPVLKVLICKSCYKYYTSDDINRDSDGMDEQCRWCAEGGKLICCDYCNNAFCKKCILRNLGRKELSAITDENSKWHCYVCRSEPLQDLVSKCHSVIQKQLIQQKKDKTEGRESKRHKNKAVKEHKAIVNGKEHNEGSGTMTFSYKKLQVPKELIKKTKKLVETTTGLNNTFVQFIQQAAEEQGDKSIRYRHLKAFKAVLADLKKAHSALEEALGPEFKNMEMRNGNERQHIVRKSTDVLAPVENDHVDNVEDEVDEADGADEEDEPQDEEQAEEQHAEQAVDNDQVSGDTEMKDDQTETDDTKKDIKTDVSEDGLVSAGEMSLDHDIMSVPPSVPEELFQMVESLADSNMLSQTETDSVTDAEKDTENKKSNGNATDAKRPQPKVKNLIVKLTPVPVVTTCGSRSSRSKNKEKDEGTQKEPKEESENQGEEQEKDIASDTLDGTNSPPPSRRSSRVKTTPLRKQAENKSKEDSSDSESEDDSKSQAKSSKKLSNTKKEDEKQSRASEKKTVDSDSDEVPSALLEKAAAGHSTDEEPESTSAKKRLFKLNNTSTDSASKRKRKSESSDSDLENKSRKTYKKKKQKGSDSSNSDSDQEKETKRKGGTAKRRSSRVKKQDGAKEDSSPEKKAADRKRSYEKKRKGRSSKSASKLQSSSSEDEEEQQDDSGEDSDAQKIKPIVEDNVMEGGGPFQQSSGDEVDDKGKVSRVCEDDDDDDPENRIAKKMLLAQIKSNYSSGAESSSDNEGADKDKNSSNKVKKEDEDEDEEAQEEDSEASSSDVEVKKRGRGHKLLRHKLSLSEGESGEEKTEKKKGGKKKSQNKVDSDDSEDSDFEKSESSAESGISEELSESENEGKRRKTRSSKKKKDEEKQRSYNQKKKRRRIKVQESSSSNEKSGEEGDEEDRKGRKKLRKILKDDKLRTETRDALKEEEERRKRIAEREELRKKLREVIEVEESPQVTCPITTKLVLDEDEETKEPVVQVHRNLVTKLKPHQVDGVQFMWDCCCESVKKIEKSPGSGCILAHCMGLGKTLQVVTFLHTLLLCDKLDFTTALVVCPLNTVLNWLNEFEKWQEGMKDEESLEVTELATVKRPQERAYALQQWQENGGVMIIGYEMYRNLTQGRNIKSKKLKETFQKTLVDPGPDLVICDEGHILKNEASAVSKAMNSVRTRRRVILTGTPLQNNLIEYHCMVNFIKENLLGSVKEFRNRFINPIQNGQCADSTLHDVRIMKKRAHILYEMLAGCVQRKDYTALTKFLPPKHEYVLSVRVTPIQCKLYRYYLEHFTGVGNAMEGGRGRAGTKLFQDFQMLSRIWTHPWCLQLDYISKENRGFFDEDSMDEFIASETEESSMSMTSEDERMKKKKKQGKGKKKGSDDSDSDDVEVIKEWNTSSRGRNGEGRKREPPVEEPPPAPSSTPGSPTPDWHKEFVTEADAEILEHSGKMVLLFEILRMAEEVGDKVLVFSQSLISLDLIEDFLELSTRAKDDEEKISPYKGDGVWYRNIDYYRLDGSTSATTRKKWAEEFNDTSNTRGRLFLISTRAGSLGINLVASNRVIIFDASWNPSYDVQSIFRVYRFGQLKTVYVYRFLAQGTMEEKIYDRQVTKQSLSFRVVDQQQIERHFTTNELAELYTFEPDLLDDPSEKKSKKATPLLPKDPFLAEMLQNNKDQIACYHEHDSLLDHKEEEALSEEDRKAAWAEYEAEKKGLSMRTNYQASYAQMDMGSTSYFSYNVAALASMTNQQLEDLVNQGRQKVIEATNALKTLSRETLEDIIARVWKENPSLTESQVQSMALGRQASVELEFKRREVVYRDVLTRQQTLMMFVQKLITNRKVQEQQMAMANQASYLNQLVQNSMLGGNQLSQMDLLGIYQQLHGLGKNPGPSKGL; the protein is encoded by the exons ATGAGTCTGGCCTCTTCTGAATCAAACTTAGACCAAATGGCAGACAAAGCAGAAGAG CCTGGTAGCTCAGCAGAAACTATGAAGCCCTCCTCTTCTCGCAACAAGAG GAAGCCCGCTACTGTAGCTAAGCACACTGGACTGAATGAATCCGACACCTCTCctgacagtgaaaatgaagatgCCACTTCTGACAATCCTTCAGACAGTAACACAGGCAGCGCATCAAAAG GCACTTTAGTGATGAGGCCAGCTGGGAACGAAAATAAAGGCGCCATGAAGCTCAGAGTGGATTTCAAACTGAAAACTTCAG ATGATACCCTGCAGAAGAAGGTGAGCTGCACTGCCTGTGGAAAACAAGTAAACCAGTTTCAGTGCAACTCTGTGTATGAGCATCCTGTGCTCAAAGTACTTATTTGCAAG TCATGCTACAAGTATTACACGAGTGATGACATCAACAGAGACTCTGATGGGATGGATGAGCAGTGCAG gtggTGTGCCGAAGGTGGTAAGCTCATCTGCTGTGACTACTGCAACAACGCCTTCTGTAAGAAGTGCATCCTGCGCAACCTGGGGAGGAAGGAGCTGTCTGCCATTACTGATGAGAACTCGAAGTGGCACTGCTATGTCTGCAGGTCAGAGCCCCTCCAGGATCTGGTCTCCAAATGCCACAGCGTCATTCAAAAACAActaattcaacaaaaaaaggataaaacagAGGGACGAGAGAGCAAGAGACACAAGAACAAAGCAGTCAAAGAGCACAAAGCTATTGTCAATGGAAAAGAACACAATGAAGGCTCAGGGACCATGACATTCTCCTACAAAAAACTACAGGTACCCAAAGAActcataaagaaaacaaaaaagcttgTTGAAACTACAACAGGTCTGAACAATACGTTTGTCCAGTTCatccagcaggcagcagaggagcagggagatAAGTCTATCAGGTATCGCCATTTGAAAGCCTTCAAGGCCGTGCTTGCCGATTTGAAAAAAGCCCACAGTGCTCTGGAAGAGGCTCTCGGCCCAGAGTTCAAAAACATGGAGATGCGGAATGGTAACGAGAGGCAACATATTGTGAGAAAGAGCACTGATGTTTTGGCGCCTGTAGAGAACGACCATGTGGATAATGTGGAGGATGAAGTTGATGAGGCTGACGGAGCAGACGAGGAGGATGAGCCTCAGGACGAGGAACaggcagaggagcagcatgCTGAGCAGGCTGTGGACAATGATCAAGTGTCAGgtgacactgaaatgaaagatgaccaaacagaaactgatgacaccaaaaaagacattaaaactgaTGTCAGTGAGGATGGGCTGGTCTCAGCCGGTGAAATGTCCCTAGATCACGACATTATGTCTGTGCCTCCCTCAGTGCCGGAAGAGCTTTTTCAGATGGTCGAGAGTCTTGCAGATTCTAACATGCTGTCACAGACTGAGACTGATTCGGTCACAGATGCTGaaaaagacactgaaaataaaaagtcaaatggTAACGCAACGGATGCTAAGCGCCCCCAACCCAAGGTGAAGAACCTGATAGTGAAACTGACTCCTGTGCCAGTCGTGACAACGTGTGGTTCAAGGTCATCTCGgtccaaaaacaaagaaaaagatgaagggACACAGAAAGAGCCTAAAGAAGAATCAGAAAACCAAGGAGAAGAACAGGAGAAAGACATTGCTTCTGACACATTAGATGGGACAAATAGTCCACCACCTAGCCGTCGATCTAGTAGAGTGAAGACCACTCCCTTGAGGAAACAGGCTGAGAATAAGAGCAAGGAAGATTCctctgactctgagtcagagGACGATAGTAAGAGCCAGGCTAAATCCTCAAAGAAATTGAGTAACACCAAAAAAGAGGATGAGAAGCAGAGCAGGGCttcagagaaaaagacagtggACTCTGACTCGGATGAAGTTCCTAGCGCACTGCTGGAGAAAGCTGCAGCTGGCCACAGCACAGACGAGGAACCGGAAAGCACAAGTGCTAAAAAACGTTTATTTAAACTAAATAACACATCCACAGACAGTGCGTCAAAGCGCAAAAGGAAGTCTGAAAGCTCTGATTCAGACTTGGAGAACAAAAGTAGAAAGACAtataagaagaagaaacagaaaggcTCAGATTCGTCTAACTCGGATTCTGACCAGGAgaaggagacaaagaggaaaggGGGCACAGCAAAGAGGAGGTCCAGCCGCGTGAAGAAACAAGATGGAGCTAAAGAAGACAGCTCACCTGAGAAGAAGGCAGCAGACCGGAAAAGGTCTTATGAAAAGAAGCGCAAGGGAAGGAGCTCCAAATCAGCCTCCAAACTGCAGTCGTCCTCCagcgaggatgaggaggagcagcaggatgaCTCTGGGGAGGACAGTGACGCACAAAAGATCAAACCCATTGTGGAGGATAACGTGATGGAAGGAGGTGGACCTTTCCAACAATCCTCAG GAGATGAAGTGGATGATAAAGGGAAAGTCTCTCGGGTTTGTGaagatgatgacgacgatgatcCTGAAAACAG GATTGCAAAGAAAATGCTTCTTGcccaaataaaatcaaattattcTTCAGGAGCAGAGAGCTCCTCTGATAATGAAGGAgcagataaagataaaaattCCTCCAACAAAGTTAaaaaagaggatgaagatgaagatgaagaagcaCAAG AAGAGGATTCAGAAGCCTCAAGTTCTGATGTCGAAGTGAAGAAGCGTGGCAGAGGCCACAAATTGCTTCGTCATAAGCTGTCCCTGAGTGAGGGCGAATCGGGAGAGGAGAAaactgagaagaagaaagggggcAAGAAGAAGTCACAGAATAAAG TAGACAGCGATGACTCTGAAGATTCAGACTTCGAGAAATCAGAGTCCAGCGCTGAGTCTGGGATAAGTGAGGAGCTTAGTGAGTCAGAAAATGAGGGGAAGCGTCGAAAGACCAG ATCCtctaagaagaagaaggatgaggagaaacagagaagttacaatcagaagaagaagcgaCGCAGGATCAAAGTTCAGGAGTCCTCTTCCAGCAATGAGAAg AGCGGAGAGGAAGGTGATGAGGAAGATCGCAAAGGACGCAAAAAGCTTCGCAAAATTCTGAAGGACGACAAACTGCGGACAGAGACGAGAGATGCActgaaagaagaggaggagaggaggaaacgtATAGCGGAGAGAGAGGAACTCAGGAAGAAACTTCGAGAG gtgatAGAAGTGGAAGAGTCTCCCCAGGTGACTTGTCCCATCACCACCAAGCTGGTGCTGGATGAGGACGAAGAGACCAAGGAGCCGGTGGTGCAGGTGCACAGGAATCTTGTCACAAAGCTTAAACCTCACCAGGTGGATG gggtGCAGTTCATGTGGGACTGCTGCTGTGAATCTGTGAAGAAGATCGAGAAGTCTCCTGGCTCTGGCTGTATCCTCGCCCACTGTATGGGGCTGGGAAAAACTCTGCAG GTGGTGACATTCCTTCACACTTTGTTGCTCTGTGACAAGCTCGACTTCACCACAGCCCTGGTGGTTTGTCCCCTGAATACTGTCCTTAATTGGCTCAATGAGTTTGAGAAGTGGCAGGAGGGAATGAAGGATGAGGAGAGTTTAGAG GTAACTGAGCTGGCCACAGTAAAGAGGCCTCAGGAGCGAGCATACGCCCTCCAGCAATGGCAAGAGAATGGCGGCGTTATGATCATTGGCTATGAGATGTACAGAAATCTTACGCAGGGCAGGAACATTAAGAGCAAGAAGCTCAAGGAGACCTTTCAGAAGACACTGGTAGATCCAG GTCCAGACTTGGTGATCTGCGATGAAGGGCACATCCTGAAGAACGAGGCGTCTGCGGTGTCCAAAGCGATGAACTCTGtcaggacgaggaggagggtTATACTAACTGGAACTCCTCTGCAAAACAACCTTATTGAAT ACCATTGCATGGTGAACTTCATCAAGGAAAACCTTCTTGGTTCAGTCAAGGAGTTCAGAAACCGCTTCATTAACCCAATACAGAATGGTCAGTGTGCCGACTCCACATTACATGATGTCCGGATTATGAAGAAGAGGGCTCACATCCTCTATGAGATGCTGGCTGGCTGTGTCCAg AGGAAAGATTACACAGCGCTCACCAAGTTCCTGCCTCCCAAGCATGAATATGTGTTGTCGGTGAGGGTCACTCCAATCCAGTGCAAACTCTACAGATACTACCTGGAGCACTTCACAG GTGTGGGGAACGCTATGGAAGGGGGCCGGGGCCGCGCCGGGACCAAACTCTTCCAGGATTTCCAGATGCTAAGCAGAATCTGGACCCATCCATGGTGCCTTCAGCTGGACTACATCAGTAAAGAAAACAGG GGCTTCTTTGACGAAGACAGTATGGATGAGTTCATCGCCTCAGAAACTGAAGAATCATCCATGAGTATGACCTCTGAAGATGAAAggatgaaaaa GAAAAAGAAGCAAGGGAAGGGGAAAAAGAAGGGATCTGATGACTCGGACAGTGATGACGTGGAGGTCATCAAGGAGTGGAACACCAGCTCTCGGGGTAGAAACGGAGAGGGTCGAAAGAGAGAACCGCCTGTAGAGGAAC CACCTCCGGCCCCTAGCTCTACACCAGGAAGTCCCACTCCTGACTGGCACAAGGAGTTTGTGACGGAGGCTGACGCTGAAATCCTCGAGCACTCTGGAAAGATGGTGCTCCTCTTTGAGATCCTGCGCATGGCCGAAGAAGTAGGAGATAAAGT GTTGGTGTTCAGTCAGTCTCTCATCTCTCTGGACTTGATTGAGGATTTCCTGGAACTATCTACAAGAGCTAAAGATGATGAGGAAAAAATCTCTCCGTACAAAG GTGATGGAGTATGGTACAGGAACATCGACTACTATCGCCTGGACGGCTCCACCAGTGCCACCACCAGGAAAAAGTGGGCTGAAGAGTTTAACGACACCAGTAACACAAG AGGTCGTTTGTTCCTCATTTCAACACGAGCTGGCTCACTTGGAATCAACCTGGTGGCCTCCAACAGAGTCATCATCTTTGATGCCTCCTGGAACCCTTCCTACGACGTGCAGAGTATCTTCAGGGTCTACCGCTTCGGCCAGCTAAAGACGGTCTATGTGTACAGGTTCTTGGCCCAG GGTACAATGGAGGAGAAGATTTACGACCGGCAGGTAACCAAACAGTCTCTGTCATTCCGGGTGGTGGACCAGCAGCAGATAGAGCGTCACTTTACGACGAATGAGCTGGCCGAACTCTACACCTTTGAGCCGGACCTGCTGGATGATCcctcagagaagaagagcaagaaAGCCACGCCCTTGCTCCCTAAG GATCCCTTCCTGGCTGAGATGCTGCAGAACAATAAGGACCAGATTGCATGTTACCATGAACACGACTCTTTGCTGGaccacaaggaggaggaggccctGAGCGAGGAGGATCGCAAGGCTGCCTGGGCCGAGTatgaagcagagaaaaag GGTCTGTCCATGAGGACCAACTACCAGGCGTCATACGCCCAGATGGACATGGGCTCCACCAGCTACTTCTCCTACAACGTGGCCGCTTTGGCCTCCATGACcaaccagcagctggag GACCTTGTAAACCAGGGACGACAGAAAGTCATCGAAGCAACAAATGCATTGAAGACTTTGTCACGGGAGACGCTAGAGGATATTATTGCCAGAGTG TGGAAGGAGAACCCGTCACTCACAGAGAGTCAGGTCCAGTCGATGGCTCTGGGTCGACAGGCCAGCGTGGAGCTGGAGTTCAAGCGCAGGGAAGTTGTGTACAGGGACGTCCTCACCAGGCAGCAGACG CTGATGATGTTCGTGCAGAAGCTGATCACCAACAGGAaggtgcaggagcagcagaTGGCCATGGCCAACCAGGCCAGCTACCTGAACCAGCTGGTGCAGAACAGCATGTTGGGAGGCAACCAGCTCAGTCAGATGGACCTGCTGGGGATTTACCAGCAGCTCCACGGCCTGGGTAAAAATCCTGGGCCCTCCAAGGGCCTGTAG